Sequence from the Pontibacter pudoricolor genome:
CGAAAGCCTGCCATAGCGGTTATAGTTTTTGCGAAGGAAAATATTCTCTTCGAGCAGGCGGGCCACTTTCGAGGTAACATGGTGCAGCGGGTCTATCGGGAAAGCAAGGGCTATAGTTAGCAACACCTTCCCTTCATCGTCGCGCATCAGTATTTTTAAAGTTGTAAGGTGCCAGGCCCAGGAATGGTCTTTGGAAGCGCGAACTTGCTGAAAAAGCGAAGCAATCTCATCATCACTGTTCTTATTGATCAGGTCTGTCACTTTTGCTATTTGCTCCGGGCTATCCTCCGGGTTAAAGAACCTTGCATGGTACTCCTCCCCCATTTCCCTAATCTGCTCCAGTGTAAAGCCTAACTCTCTGGTACCGCGCGGCGACATATACTCCACCGTCATGCCTTTCTGAAAGTTAAGGACAATGACGACTGCCGGAAGATCATTGGCCACAGCAGCAACTTCAGAGATCTTTTGCTGAATGCGTTCTTCGAGCGTCATCTCTTTATTATTGGTAGATGGTAAAGAAACAATTTGCTTCATATGTGATTAATAACAAATAAATATACTATATATTATATTTAATTTAAACTTTACCGTGAAATAAATTACGAACTATACCACTTAGAGATCACAAATACTCAGAAGTAGGTATTCC
This genomic interval carries:
- a CDS encoding LuxR C-terminal-related transcriptional regulator, whose product is MKQIVSLPSTNNKEMTLEERIQQKISEVAAVANDLPAVVIVLNFQKGMTVEYMSPRGTRELGFTLEQIREMGEEYHARFFNPEDSPEQIAKVTDLINKNSDDEIASLFQQVRASKDHSWAWHLTTLKILMRDDEGKVLLTIALAFPIDPLHHVTSKVARLLEENIFLRKNYNRYGRLSERERQILKHISLGKSASESAEELFISVSTVETHRRNLKKKLGTSSFFELTQYARAFDLI